One region of Carya illinoinensis cultivar Pawnee chromosome 8, C.illinoinensisPawnee_v1, whole genome shotgun sequence genomic DNA includes:
- the LOC122317888 gene encoding glutaredoxin-C13-like, with amino-acid sequence MDKVTRLASENGIVIFSKSSCCMCYAVKILFSELRVRPTIHEIDQDPEGREMEKALMRLGCNAPVPAVFIGGTLIGSTNEVMSLHLKGSLSLLLKPYEALS; translated from the coding sequence ATGGACAAGGTTACAAGATTGGCTTCAGAGAATGGGATAGTGATATTCAGCAAAAGCTCCTGTTGCATGTGTTATGCAGTCAAAATTCTATTTTCTGAGCTCAGGGTGAGGCCCACAATTCATGAGATTGACCAAGACCCTGAAGGCAGGGAAATGgagaaagctctcatgaggttGGGTTGTAATGCACCTGTACCAGCTGTATTCATTGGAGGAACGTTGATAGGATCTACCAATGAAGTCATGTCCCTCCATTTAAAAGGCTCGTTGAGTTTATTACTGAAGCCTTATGAAGCTTTATCCTAA